A stretch of Telopea speciosissima isolate NSW1024214 ecotype Mountain lineage chromosome 11, Tspe_v1, whole genome shotgun sequence DNA encodes these proteins:
- the LOC122646595 gene encoding loganic acid O-methyltransferase-like yields MGRETTESPESSPTESRSSSCSEAHHTCCNERVGLHIPKAVIDDIIADKLDVQLLSSFNPFIIADLSFSVGPNRFQVVKNIMEAVELKYLFQGLGSCMPEFQMYFSDHFSNDFNMLFKSFPPNKRYFAAGMPGSFYGRLFPKASLHFVHSSYALHFLSRVPTELEDETCLAWNRGRIHYTSSQREVVEAYSVQYAKDMDSFLHARAQEIVCGGLMALLIPSLPDENHPSQSRLITLFELLESSLKDMINMGFSSEAQVDSFNMPVYQPSTQELEGLIERNGSFRIEKMEILDRSMSHLIEIEKCITLQMRPSLEELIRRHFGSEIIDALFDQFDKRVAESSIPSDLNCKTIGELFILLKRNSDQSEDS; encoded by the exons atgggaagagAGACAACGGAATCGCCTGAATCATCTCCGACGGAGAGCAGAAGCAGTTCTTGCAGTGAGGCTCATCATACTTGTTGCAACGAG AGAGTGGGATTGCATATTCCCAAGGCTGTAATCGACGATATCATTGCCGACAAGCTCGATGTCCAACTCCTCAGTTCTTTTAATCCTTTCATCATTGCTGATTTGAGTTTTTCAGTTGGACCTAATAGGTTCCAGGTAGTGAAGAACATAATGGAAGCTGTAGAACTCAAGTACCTATTTCAAGGCCTTGGTTCTTGTATGCCTGAATTTCAAATGTACTTTAGTGATCACTTCTCTAACGATTTCAACATGCTCTTCAAATCCTTCCCTCCCAACAAGCGTTATTTTGCAGCCGGCATGCCTGGTTCATTTTATGGCCGCTTATTTCCCAAGGCCTCTCTTCATTTTGTGCACTCTTCTTATGCCCTACATTTTCTGTCTAGAGTTCCAACAGAGCTTGAAGATGAGACCTGTCTTGCATGGAACAGGGGAAGGATACACTATACAAGTTCCCAAAGAGAAGTGGTAGAGGCCTATTCAGTTCAATATGCCAAGGACATGGATTCCTTCTTACATGCTAGGGCCCAAGAGATTGTATGTGGAGGTTTGATGGCCCTTCTCATCCCAAGTCTTCCAGATGAGAACCACCCTTCCCAATCAAGGCTCATCACTCTCTTTGAACTCTTGGAGTCTAGCCTCAAGGATATGATCAATATG GGATTCTCCAGTGAAGCTCAAGTGGACTCCTTCAATATGCCTGTCTACCAACCATCTACACAAGAGTTAGAGGGATTGATAGAGAGAAATGGGAGTTTCAGGATTGAGAAAATGGAAATATTGGATCGTTCAATGAGTCACTTAATCGAAATAGAAAAATGTATCACCTTGCAGATGAGACCTAGTTTGGAGGAACTCATCAGAAGACACTTTGGAAGTGAAATCATAGATGCATTGTTCGATCAATTTGATAAAAGAGTTGCTGAATCTTCCATTCCTTCAGATCTAAACTGCAAAACAATAGGTGAATTATTTATCCTTCTAAAACGCAATTCTGACCAATCAGAAGATTCATAG